TTCAGACAACGAACCGCTGCTTGCCGGCGGCAATCAGGAGCACGGGCTCAGAGCGGGCAGCCATAACGTCGAAGCGATCATTGCGCTCGCGTTAGCGCTGGGGCGCCGCATCGCAGAGACGAGTTTCACCAAGTGGAAAGCGCACACGCAGAGATTCGAAGGCTATTTGCTAAGCGCTTTCTCAGGTTTACAGGGCGCAGAGATTATCGGCGCAAACATGCAGCGCGCCCCCGGCACCACGCTTCTGCTCTTGCCAGGGGTGCCGATCGATTTTCTGATCATGGCGCTCGACAAAGCGGGCATCACCGTTTCAACCGGAACCTCGTGCAAATCACGTTCACGGACTGCCTCTGCGGCGCTCTTGGCGATGGGCTACAGCGAAAGCGAGGCGCTCGGCGTCGTGCGGCTTTCATACGACCAGAACCTCAGCGACGAGACAATGCAGACCGTCGCCTCGACGCTAGCGACTGCGGCGAACCGACTGAGTAAACTCTGATTTTTCTGCAATGATTGTCGCCCTGTGGCGAAGCGCTAAAGTAACGCATGCGCGCATCTGTATACCTCTGTTGCCTTTTGCTCGCAGCGGGCTGTGCATCTGCCCCCGAAAAACCGCCGGCAGACCTGCAAGGCCTGCTCGCGAAAGCCACCGAGCTGCGCGAAAAAGGTATTTCTGACAAAGCCAGGTATGAAGAACTCGTGGCGGCCTTCGTGAAAATGCGGCAAGAGTCGCCGCAGATGATTTCTGACCCGCGTAACCGTTCGCTCGCCGCAGATTTTGTCGAGGCCTACCCTGCAGTTAAATGCAAACTGCGCGTCACCGAACCGCGCGAAAAGCTGATTACAGCCCGCGGATTTGCGTCGCCGCTTTTCGTTGCGGGTACCTGCCCTGTGCCAGCGCCCTTTATGTTTGAAGCAGACAGCGCCGATATGGCCCTGTCGCCTGCCGGTGTCGACTTCGAAACGCCGTACCTTGTCGCCCGTATTCGTGTCAATTCTGCAACGGCTGACGCTGCACGCAATCGTCTGCGCTTCACGGCCGCCTATTACGCTGCTGATTTTTTGAAAACACTCTCGGCCGCATATTCGCTCGAGCAAGAATCTCTGATTGCACTGACGCCTGCCGATTATGCGCTGCAGACGGCGCCCATCGTGGCCAACGATGGCTATGACAGCCACCGGAAAAATTTTCGCAAGGCAGAATTCACAAGTGAAGCCGTCGCAGGCGAACTCGGCAGCGAGGTCGCCATCTCTGCAAGCGGACAGTTCAGCGCGGGCGGCACGCATGCAGGTAAGCGCTTCGATCTCATTTACGGTCACCCGAACGGAACTCTGCCCGACGGCATCGGCACCACCTTCACCACCGTGCGCGTCGATGGCACCGACTACCGCCTCGAGTCACAGAAGGTGAGCCGCAGCAAGACTGCAGACGGCACACTGGTCTGCGAAGCTGCGATCGGCAAGACCGGTGTCACCATTGTGCAGAAAATTAAACCCGAGCCGGCCGGCGATCGTGTCAAAACACGCATCACTTATGAGATCCGCAACGGCTCTGCGGTCAAACACAAGGTGGGATTAAGACTTCTGCTCGATACCTGGGCGGGTCAGAATGACGGCGTGCCTTTCATGATACCGGCGGGCAGCGCGAGCCAGCTTTTTCGTAACGAAGTGGAGTTCACCCCTACTGCGTCTGTCATGTGGCAGGTTTTCGACCCCGACACCGCCGGGACTGCAAGGCAACTTGAACCGGGTTTACAGAACATTCTGGTCGGCGAGGGCCTCGTGCCGCCCGACCGTATCGCCTTCGCTGCATGGCAGAACGCCGCCGACACGTTGTGGGATTACGCAGTCAGCGCCGACCGCCGGGTCACGGGCGATTCTGCCGTCATTCTGTGGTATAATCCCGCCGATATTTCAGCGGGCGCAACACAGGTTGTCGCGACTGAACTCGGCGCCGCGCTGCAGAAACACGAACCAACCGTGTTTATTACCAACGCGGCAACGGGTGAGATACTGATTTATCTTTGGCATGTCAATGATTCGGGTGCCGAGCAGAAAATCGACTATAACGTGCGCGCCGAAAAAGGGAAGTTCACGTTTCAGTTAGACTTAAGCACGATCAAACTGCAGCCCGGTGAAGTTTACGTCAAGGCAAGCCCCGGCCAGATTCTCGCCGAAGGTGAAACGGCGATTGTGATCAGCGAAAACATTAACGGTGCAAGCCGCGAATACCGCTTTCCGCTGCAGAATCTGAAAATGTGGAAACAGTTCAGCGCCGCGCCGGTGGTTGAACCTGCGCAGGTGTACCCTGTCAGCTATTTTGACGAGCGCAGCATGAACCTGAAAGCGCGCCTCAAGACCGCAGGTGGCAAGACAGTACAGACCATCATACTCAAGAAGCAACAGATCGACGGCGGCTACCAGTACAGCGGTGAACTCAATATTGCGCCCGACATTGCGGCAGGTCGATACTCAGTCGAGGTCGTGAAATGAGAGCGTTCTTAATCCTCATGATCATCTGCTCAACCCTGCCAATCTATACTGAAGAAGTTCTTTCAACCCGGCCGGTTGTCATCGCGCCCCGCCGCATCGAAGCAAAATCGGTCGATGTCAGCGGCCGATCGGTGGTCGCGCGCAGCGAGAAGCCGGCAGGCGCAGAGACCGACGAGAGCAAGGCATTGCTGCTCATGGCATTTCGCCGCGGTTCGATTCGCCTGACCGATGGCACGCAGAAGCAGCTGATGGCCCTCGGCATCAGACCGGGGCAAAGGCTGCGTGTCTTTGGTTTTGGTGACCCCGACCACAGCGACGCGGAGCGCATCGCCAACCTGCGCGCGCGCGTCGTCGCTTCTTATCTGAGAGAAAAAATTGGCCAGCTTTCAATCGAAATTCATTGGAGTGAAAAGCCCCACCGCAACCACGCGGGCATCGGGGCAATTCTCGAAGGGGAAAAATAATGCACCTGTTTGCCTCAATCGTCTTTAACCTGCTAATAGCCACGTCGGCATATTCGGCCATTATGGCCGCTTTGCACATTCGCAGACCCCAGCGCGGTGCGCTGCTCGCATCGGCGCGTTCTGCGCTCGAGCTGCACCTGATCGCGGTCTCTATCTGCGTGGTGATACTGCTCTATATGCTCGTCACCGCAGACTTCTCGATCGTCTACGTCGCCGAGCACGTGAACCTGCAGCTACCGGTTTTTTACCGGCTGACCTCGCTCTGGGCGGGCCAGGCAGGCTCAATGCTCTGGTGGAACTTTCTCGTCGTGCTCTTTTCATACCTGGCGATACTCCATATACGCAAAGCAGAGCCGGCCCTCGAAGCCTGGATGATTGTCATTCTCATGTCACTTTCGCTGTTCTTTACCGCGATCGGCTGTTTTGCACCGTCATCTGACCCGTTCAGGGTATTTCAAGAAGGTGAGAAACTCTTTGCCCATGCCGAGGGCCGTGGGCTCAATCCGCTGCTGCAGCATTGGGCGATGATCATACATCCGCCTATTCTTTATCTGGGTTATGTTTCGTTCGCAGTACCTTTCGCCATTGCGATGGCAGCGCTGCTGAATTCGCAGTCGGCTTCACCGGTAGCGTGGATTAAGCACGTGCGCCGCTGGACTCTGTTCAGCTGGTTCTTTCTCGGCGTCGGCATTCTGCTCGGCGGCAAATGGGCCTATGAAGAGCTTGGCTGGGGCGGCTACTGGGCCTGGGATCCGGTTGAAAATGCATCGCTCATGCCCTGGCTGACAGCCACGGCATTCTTACACTCGATCATCGTGCAAGAACGGCGCGGCATGCTCAAAGTCTGGAACATGGTGCTCGTCTCGATTTCGTTTATCATGACAGTCGTCGGCACCGCTCTGACGCGGTCAGGTGTCGTACAATCGGTACATGCATTCGCGCAGTCGAATCTCGGCTGGTTCTTTTTGGGGTTCATCGTCGTGACGATGTTTTTTTGCACTTATGCAATTATTCGCGGTTATGAATCGCTCAAGTCGGCGCAACCGATCGAATCGCTGATGAGCCGTGAAGTCGGCTTTCTGTTCAACAACGTTTTGCTTTTGGCGTCGCTCTTTATCATCTTTTTCGGCACCATGTACCCGACGATGAGCGAAGCGATTTCAGGCAGACGTGAATCGGTCACGGCAGAATGGTTTAACAGATTTATGGCGCCGATGGGCATTCTTATTCTGTTTCTCACGGGGCTTGGGCCGCTGCTCGCATGGCGGTCAACAAGCTGGCATTCGCTGCTGAAAAACCTGCGACTGCCTGTGCTCGCTGCGGTGCTCGCTGCGGGTGTTTCGTTTTTAATCGTGGGGGGCACCGCCACCGAATGGAACGGATCAAAAGTAATGGCGATCATCACGTTTGCGACCGCGGCTTTTGTAGTGGCAGGTGTGCTCGAAGAATGGCTGCGCGCTGCGCTCAGCCGGCGCACCTATAGCGGCGAAAATCTGCCGCTCGCAATTATACTTGTACTTTTTCAGAACAAGCGGCGCTTTTTGGGCTACATGGTGCATATCTCGCTCGCCATATTGTTCTCAGGCTTTGCCGGGCTCGCGTTCGGCACCGAGGGCAGACTGATGCTCTCGCCGGGTGAAGCGCAGCATTTTGCCGGCTATACAATACACGTCGAAAATTACGAAGAGAAAGGCCAGCCCGAAGGTGCACGCATTCCCCTATACGGTACCCGCATGGTGACCGTTGCGGTCTACCGCGATAATACTCTTGTGGGACGCGACACCACCGAAATTCGCACCTACCCGATGTATAATTTCAGAGAGGGGCGCTACTCAGACACGCAGAACACTTCTGAACCCGCGATCATTTCAAAGTTCAACGCCGACGTCTACCTGCAGCTGGGCGGCGACGAAAAGGGTAAGCTCGTTATTCAGGTATGGCTAAACCCACTCGTACGGTGGGTCTGGGGTGGTTTCGCTTTTTTTGGTCTCATGGGCCTGCTGCTGCTGCTGCCGGTCGGTGAGAAAAAGTTTATCGGCTTCGGCAGCCTCAAATTTTCTCTTATACCGAGGTCGCGAACCGCGCCTTAGAACGGGCGCAAAAATTGCTGCAAAGGGGCAGAGAGTGATTTAGAGCAGAATCTGCCCCAAATACAGAATGAAAAGCACAGACGCCAACGCGAGACTCCAAGAAGACATCGGATTCTTGCATGGCATTCTCGGCGAAGTTATCAGACAGCGAGAGGGTGAACAATTTCTGGATCAGGTTTCTGCAGTACTGCACAACTCAGCTGCGTATCGCAGCAGCCGAAAAAATGAGGATTTCGAAGCGCTACGAAAGCAGTTTGCTGAATTTGATGCCGAGCGCGCCGAAAAGATCACGCGGGCCCTGTCGTGTTACCTCAGCCTCGTGAATATTGCCGAAGAGCAAAATAAAGCACTCATCGAACGCGGCGCAGCGGCCGGCGAAACACTTGCCGATCTCGGCAAAACTTTTCGAACTCTAAAAGAATCGGGCATCTCCAAAGAGACGCTGTACGATGCCGTGACCAATATGCATATTGAGCTTGTACTCACGGCGCACCCCACTGAAATCATGCGGCGCTCGCTCATGCAAAAATATGCGAACATAGCGCGCCACCTCGAAATTCGCGCGTATAGCGACGTGCCGCACTATGAGCAGCAACTGAACACCGAAGCGATTCGGCGCGAGATTTTCGGCATGTGGGAAACCGACGCAATCCGAAAGAAAAAGCCTACGCCGACAGATGAGGCCTATGGCGGCCTTCTGGTTTTTGAGCAAACCCTCTGGCAAGAGCTGCCCAGATATTTGCGCGAAGTTTCAGACCTGCTGAAACGAGAAACAGGCAAGGCGCTGCCGCTTGAGGCAGTGCCGATCTGTTTCGCGTCGTGGATGGGTGGCGACCGCGATGGTAACCCCAACGTCACGGCGGCCGTCACGCAACGCGCGGTTTGGCTCGCCCAGTGGATGGCCGCGGTGCTTTACGACCGTGAAATTGACAAACTGCGCTTTGAACTTTCGCTACGCTCAGGCGACGAGAAACTCGCGGCACTAACCGAAAATGCGCACGAGCCCTACCGGGTTTACCTAAAGGGCATTCACAACCGCATGGTTTCGACGCGCACCCGGCTCGAAGACCTGTTGCAGCGCGGTCATTCAGAAGTTCAGGGCCACTACCGAAATGCGGGCGAGCTGATTCGCGAACTCACCGTGGTGTATGACTCGCTGATCGCCACCAATATGCACGCCGTTGCCGAAGGGCGTCTCACCGACCTGTTACGACGACTCTCGGTCTTCGGCCTGCATTTGGTGAAGCTCGATATTCGGCAAGAGTCTTCACGCCACCGCGAGGCGCTCGGCGCCATCACACAGAGCCTCGGGCTCGGAAACTATGCAGATTACCCCGAGAATGAAAAGATTGCATTCCTTTGCGCCGAACTCAAAGAGCGTCGCCCGCTGATACCGCTCGACCTCGCCTGCGATGCAGAGGTGCGCGAGGTGCTCGATACCTTCTCAATGCTTTCCCGCATTCGAACTGAATCATTGGGCGCGTATGTCATATCGATGGCGAGAAGCGTCTCTGATATTCTCGCCGTGCAGCTTTTGCAGAAGGTGACAGGGCGCAAAACACCGCTGCGCGTGGTACCGCTGTTCGAGACCATCAACGACCTGGTGAATGCTCCACAGATTCTGCGTAAGCTGTTCGCGATACCCGAGTACCGTGCGCTCATAGGCAACAAACAGGAAATCATGATCGGCTACTCAGACAGCTCGAAAGATTCGGGAATTCTCACCGCCGCCTGGAACCTTTTTCGCTGCCAAGAAGAGATCATCAAAGTTGCACAAGAAGCAGGCGTTGAAGTCACGCTCTTTCACGGGCGAGGCGGCACTATTGGCCGTGGAGGCGGCCCCTCGCACCTGGCGATACTTTCGCAGCCGCCGGGTTCTGTCGAGGGCCGCATGCGGGTAACGGAACAGGGTGAAATGATTCAGGCAAAATTCGGATTGCCCACCGTCGCGCGCCGCAGCCTCGAAATCTACACGAGCGCTGTGCTCACCGCAAGTCTGAAACCCCCGCCGGGGCCGCCGCAAGAATTTCGCGATGTCATGGAATCGCTTTCTGAAAGCGCGGCGGCCGAATACAGAAGACTCGTGTACGAAACACCCGAATTCATCGATTATTTCAGAGCGGCGACACCCGAACAAGAACTGGGAAATCTGAACATAGGCTCAAGGCCCGCAAAACGTCGCTCCGGCGGTTCGCCCCGAGAGGCACATCCTGTGCCGCGCGAACCCGGGACATCCGTGTCCCAAGGTTCGCCCAAAGAAGCACATCCGGTGCCGCGCGAACCCGGGACATCCGTGTCCCAAGGAATAGACGCACTGCGCGCGATACCGTGGATCTTTGCCTGGACGCAGGTGCGTCTCATGTTGCCGTCGTGGCTGGGCGTGGGCACTGCGCTCGCCAAAATTCTCGAATCAGACAAGCGCGATACATTACTGCGTATGCGCAGTGAATGGTATTTCTTTCGGTCGTTCATCGATTTGATCGAAATGGTACTCATTAAATCTGACGCGCGCATCGCCGCGCACTACGACAGCCGGCTTGTCGACGCCTCTCTGCAGCCTGTGGCGAACCAGATTCACGAGCGCCTCGCGAATACCATTCGCCGTGTTAGCGAAATTTCACCTGCTGGCAGCCTTGTTGCATACGATGCGAATTTACGGCGCGAAATCGAATACCGCTCACTCTGGCTCGACCCGCTCAATATTCTGCAGGCCGATTACCTGATGCGGCTGAGAAAAGAACCTGAGAACGAAGTTTTGCGGCGCGGTCTTTTGCTTACCATAAACGGTATAGCGGCGGGACTCAAGAATACCGGTTGATCGCGCCATGAAAGGCAACGCAGGCAAACGACGATATTCTTGACATTCTCACTTTTGCTTGGCGAAATACCGCAGATGAAAAAACACCTTCTCTATATCATCGTAGCAACATTTGCTCTACCGGGCGTTGAGCTGGGCGCTGCCCGTCGCAATGCGAAAAAAACAGCTAAAGAGACAGCAGCGGCTGCAAACCAAACAGCTTCGCCTGAAGCCGCGCGCGTCGCAATTCTCTTGTATCAAGACAAGACGGGCACCAAGAACTTTGAGTATATGCCGGGTTCACTGAAAGAGGCGATTACCGCATCGATGCACCAGAAATTCGAATTTACCGAAGTTGATTCAAGCAAGGTCGACCCGGTCGTTGAACAAATCAGGGCAAAGTCAAAGGGTACCATCGGCGCAAAAGAAGCCGCCGAAATTTGCCGCAAGGCTGACGTCGATATTCTGATCTATGGTGATTTCTCTTACAACAAAGAAGCAGAAGAAATCGAAATCCACACCAATATTTCTCTCGGCTCTACCGACAAGTTCAGGCTTTTGCCTGCCGTTGAGAACCGCGTCGACAGCACTATCTTTCAGGCAGCCGACAAGGTCGCAACAGACATCGTTGCCGAAATCACCAAAGTTGCGCTCGAACAGCAACAGGCAAAGGGTAAGGCCGAACTTGACAAAAAGGGCAAGACGCAGCTCGACAAAACAGAAAAATCGAAAACCTGGCAAGATATCAATTGGTCGTTCGCTCTGTCCGCTGGTCCAATGTATCCGTTGGTAAACCGCGACGCGGCCGATGTAAAGACAGAACCCGCCGCAAGTCTTTACGGGCATTACCGCCTGAAAAACGCCTGGCATATCGGCGCGTTTACGTCTTTTTCTGGCCTCAGATCTTATGGTAAAAACTCACCGTACCAGACGAACTTCGATCACCTTTCAGGGGCCGCAACCGTCGGCTATTTCTTCGACCTTTCGCCGCGTTGGCGCTGGACGAACTTCGTCGGCGCGGGCTACTATTACGGCAGGCTATCGGTGAGCACCGAGTGTTCTTCGCAGAACACCCAGTGCAGCACGGGCAGCTTTCAGCCGATCAGCCAAGATGCCAAGAACCCATTCTTCATGGCGAGAACGGGCATTCACTTCTTGATCTTTTCGTGGCTCGCAATCGGCGCTGACGCCGAATACCGCATGTACTATGATTCGAAACCGATCAATACAGTCGGTGCGGCGCTGGCAATCACGGGCATGTTCTGAGAGGTGCCGTGAAGAAATACTTTCCATCGCTATTGCTCGCGCTAGCCTCAGGCAGCAGCTGCACAAATATCGGTCTGGCTGATTACCTCGAGAACCCCGCGAGCGCGCTGACGTTAACCGCGTTCGTCGGGTCAGTGAACACCTCGGGCGATATGGGTACCTATTCTGCTGGAATTTTTACTGGTTGCGCCACGTTTCAGGGTTTGCTCAGAGCAGACTGCGCGTGTCGCACCATGGCAGCAAATGCTGGCCTGTCAGGTAGCAATAATTTTATCGCCTTCATGAGCGCGGCGGCTTATGACATGACCTGCCGAATCGCCGGCACCAATGGTCAACAGCTCAACTGTTCAGTGCCTTCCGGTGGCCCCAACTGGGCAAATATGAACGGGCAAAAGATTGCTCAGGGTTACGCCGGCCTTTTGAGCGGCAACCTGCTTGCGCCGCTTAACCTCACAGAAAATAAGGGTACCCCGACTGCTACCGTTGTCTGGACAGGCACGCAAGCGGGTGGTCAGTATTTTAGCAATGGCAGCAATAACTGCGGAGATTTCACAGTTGGCTCGGTCAATAATTCCGTAGTTGGCGATTTCAACAGCACTTCATCTGCATGGCTGAATACAGGCACGATACAAGGCTGCACCAACAACGGCACGATCTACTGCGTTGCCAGACCATGATCTACCGTCGCCTCGGCACCACCGATCTCGACGTGAGCGCCATTTGCCTCGGTACGATGACATGGGGATTTCAAAATACCGAAGCCGACGCGCATGAACAGATGGATTACGCCCTTGCGCAAGGCGTGAATTTTTTCGACACCGCAGAGATGTACGCGGTACCCCCTTCTGCCGACACATACGGCAAGACCGAAACCATCATTGGCACCTGGTTCGCGGCCCGCAAGAACCGTGACAAGGTTATTCTCGCAACGAAGATCGCCGGCAACGGCCTCAAGTGGATTCATGACGGCAGCGACATCAACCGCGCGAGCATCACCGCATCGGTCGAAGGGTCGCTCAAACGTTTGCAGACCGACTACATCGATCTTTACCAGCTGCACTGGCCAAACCGCGGTTCATACCATTTCGGCCAGCAGTGGACATATAAGATTAAAAAGTCGACCTTGGGGCACGGAGAACCTGGGGTCGGCGGAGCCACGGAGGGCAGAGCGCCGACGAACGCACACGAAATAAACAATTTCGTCGAGGTGCTCACGACGCTCAAAGAGCTGATTGCAGCAGGCAAGATCAGGTATGTAGGATTATCCAACGAAACGGCATGGGGCACGATGAAATACCTGCACGCAGCCGAAACGAATAACCTGCCGCGGATGCAGTCAATTCAGAACGAATACAGCCTGCTCTACCGTCTGCACGAACCCGACCTCATGGAAATCTCAATACGCGAAAAGGTGGGCCTGTTGGCCTGGTCGCCGCTCGCATCGGGAATGCTCACCGGCAAATACGCGGGCGGCGCGCGGCCCACAGGCAGCCGCTGGACACTCTCGAGCCGTTTCAACCAGCGTGACACGCCGCAGGCGCACGCGGCAGTCGACCGCTATCTCGCCGTCGCGAAAAAATACAATATCGATGTTGCGCAGATGGCGATTGCTTTTGTGCTTTCGCGCCCATTCGTGACTGCAGCGATTATCGGGGCGACGAGCAGAGAGCAGCTCAAGACGAATATCGCGGCGGTAGATCTGGAACTCAGCAAAGAAGTTTTGAATGAAATCGCGGCGGTTCGCCGCGATTTCCCTATGCCTTTCTAGTTGGGGCGCGCCCCAACTTCATCAGAGTTTAATCAGCGAATCGACTGAAAGGTTTCCGCCGCCACTGATCACGAGCGCTGCAGAGATGCCGATCGCGAGAATGAAGAACTCAACGCCCTCGCCTTTTTGCGCGCCATACCAGTTCATGAAAAAACCGTTCTGGCGGTGTACCATCAACATTGCGCCGAGCATAATGAGACCTACCGAGAGTGCGCCGATGCGGGTGCCTGCCCCCGAAAGCAGCATCAGGCCGCCAAAAAACTCACCGACGATCACCAGAAACGCCACGATTGCCGGTAAGCCGGCGGTTCCGGTGAAATAGCCCATTGTACCTTTGAACCCATAGCCACCAAACCAGCCCAGAAGCTTCTGTGCACCGTGGGGCAGAATCATCACGGCGAGCGCTACGCGCAGTACCAGGCCCGACCAGCCTGCGTCTGTCGCCACGATTGTTTGAATTAAATCTGTCATATAAATCTCCTTATACCTTCAATTTTTCTGCCCGTTGCCTCTGTAGCGATCGCGAAGATTTTTTCGGGTAAGAGCAGAAAAGATGCCCAGCCACACCGGACTCGGCAGTTTTTCTGCGTTAACCGCTCATTTCGCGAGCGCCCGTAACATCGGGCAGCCATTGGTTGACTAATCAACCAATAACATGAAGCTAACCCC
The sequence above is a segment of the Turneriella parva DSM 21527 genome. Coding sequences within it:
- a CDS encoding heme lyase CcmF/NrfE family subunit; amino-acid sequence: MHLFASIVFNLLIATSAYSAIMAALHIRRPQRGALLASARSALELHLIAVSICVVILLYMLVTADFSIVYVAEHVNLQLPVFYRLTSLWAGQAGSMLWWNFLVVLFSYLAILHIRKAEPALEAWMIVILMSLSLFFTAIGCFAPSSDPFRVFQEGEKLFAHAEGRGLNPLLQHWAMIIHPPILYLGYVSFAVPFAIAMAALLNSQSASPVAWIKHVRRWTLFSWFFLGVGILLGGKWAYEELGWGGYWAWDPVENASLMPWLTATAFLHSIIVQERRGMLKVWNMVLVSISFIMTVVGTALTRSGVVQSVHAFAQSNLGWFFLGFIVVTMFFCTYAIIRGYESLKSAQPIESLMSREVGFLFNNVLLLASLFIIFFGTMYPTMSEAISGRRESVTAEWFNRFMAPMGILILFLTGLGPLLAWRSTSWHSLLKNLRLPVLAAVLAAGVSFLIVGGTATEWNGSKVMAIITFATAAFVVAGVLEEWLRAALSRRTYSGENLPLAIILVLFQNKRRFLGYMVHISLAILFSGFAGLAFGTEGRLMLSPGEAQHFAGYTIHVENYEEKGQPEGARIPLYGTRMVTVAVYRDNTLVGRDTTEIRTYPMYNFREGRYSDTQNTSEPAIISKFNADVYLQLGGDEKGKLVIQVWLNPLVRWVWGGFAFFGLMGLLLLLPVGEKKFIGFGSLKFSLIPRSRTAP
- a CDS encoding phosphoenolpyruvate carboxylase — its product is MKSTDANARLQEDIGFLHGILGEVIRQREGEQFLDQVSAVLHNSAAYRSSRKNEDFEALRKQFAEFDAERAEKITRALSCYLSLVNIAEEQNKALIERGAAAGETLADLGKTFRTLKESGISKETLYDAVTNMHIELVLTAHPTEIMRRSLMQKYANIARHLEIRAYSDVPHYEQQLNTEAIRREIFGMWETDAIRKKKPTPTDEAYGGLLVFEQTLWQELPRYLREVSDLLKRETGKALPLEAVPICFASWMGGDRDGNPNVTAAVTQRAVWLAQWMAAVLYDREIDKLRFELSLRSGDEKLAALTENAHEPYRVYLKGIHNRMVSTRTRLEDLLQRGHSEVQGHYRNAGELIRELTVVYDSLIATNMHAVAEGRLTDLLRRLSVFGLHLVKLDIRQESSRHREALGAITQSLGLGNYADYPENEKIAFLCAELKERRPLIPLDLACDAEVREVLDTFSMLSRIRTESLGAYVISMARSVSDILAVQLLQKVTGRKTPLRVVPLFETINDLVNAPQILRKLFAIPEYRALIGNKQEIMIGYSDSSKDSGILTAAWNLFRCQEEIIKVAQEAGVEVTLFHGRGGTIGRGGGPSHLAILSQPPGSVEGRMRVTEQGEMIQAKFGLPTVARRSLEIYTSAVLTASLKPPPGPPQEFRDVMESLSESAAAEYRRLVYETPEFIDYFRAATPEQELGNLNIGSRPAKRRSGGSPREAHPVPREPGTSVSQGSPKEAHPVPREPGTSVSQGIDALRAIPWIFAWTQVRLMLPSWLGVGTALAKILESDKRDTLLRMRSEWYFFRSFIDLIEMVLIKSDARIAAHYDSRLVDASLQPVANQIHERLANTIRRVSEISPAGSLVAYDANLRREIEYRSLWLDPLNILQADYLMRLRKEPENEVLRRGLLLTINGIAAGLKNTG
- a CDS encoding aldo/keto reductase, with the protein product MIYRRLGTTDLDVSAICLGTMTWGFQNTEADAHEQMDYALAQGVNFFDTAEMYAVPPSADTYGKTETIIGTWFAARKNRDKVILATKIAGNGLKWIHDGSDINRASITASVEGSLKRLQTDYIDLYQLHWPNRGSYHFGQQWTYKIKKSTLGHGEPGVGGATEGRAPTNAHEINNFVEVLTTLKELIAAGKIRYVGLSNETAWGTMKYLHAAETNNLPRMQSIQNEYSLLYRLHEPDLMEISIREKVGLLAWSPLASGMLTGKYAGGARPTGSRWTLSSRFNQRDTPQAHAAVDRYLAVAKKYNIDVAQMAIAFVLSRPFVTAAIIGATSREQLKTNIAAVDLELSKEVLNEIAAVRRDFPMPF
- a CDS encoding DoxX family protein is translated as MTDLIQTIVATDAGWSGLVLRVALAVMILPHGAQKLLGWFGGYGFKGTMGYFTGTAGLPAIVAFLVIVGEFFGGLMLLSGAGTRIGALSVGLIMLGAMLMVHRQNGFFMNWYGAQKGEGVEFFILAIGISAALVISGGGNLSVDSLIKL